The window GAACTTAAGCTTATATTTTTATAAGTTTTAGTTTTTAGCCTTGTTTGGTAGACAAATATTTCAGAGCTTATGAAAAAaataagctctagaaaaataagctaTTTGAAATAGCTTATAAAAATAAGCTAGGAAGCTTATAGAAGTAAAATTACATTATTAGCTCCTAAATTgctattatcatttatttttttgTCCTTTTATGTCATTTAcataaataagctccagctactttATCAAACACTTATAAAACATAAGTTCTAGCTTctagcttaaaaaataagctcgAGCTTCCAACTCCAAATACAAGCTCTAGCTCCAGCTAcgagctagtttcatccaaacacactcaTAAGCTACTTCAACTAGCTTATTTTTCTAGAGTTTTTTTCCATAAGCTCTCGAATATTTTTCTACCAAACAAGGCTAGAAATTGGAGCTTATGGAAAAAATAAGCTTAAGCTCCCGTAAACTCCTAGAAGCTTGTGTCCCAAACACACCCTAAGAAACCAAGAATTACAACAATTGAATGCGTTAAGGACACCGGATGAAAGACAATGTTGTTCACAAATTAACTCTACCAATTCAATTTTGTATGTATACCTATTAGTTTATGTTTATGAAATATATAGAACACATgaattatctatatatctaatagacaaagcCCTGTAGCattattcatcaatagtaatcaggGGAATTTACGCCatttcacttttatttttttttattttttttttatatttggtCTCCAACAATAAAAAAAgcaactctcataaaagaaccaacccttcaatgttactaaaagatgtcgaaaaaaaattctttttaccaaaaaaatcaactaacttttttttttttccttttcttcctcaacgataaaggagacaactttcataaaaggaacaacccttcaatgctaccaaaagatgtcgaaaaacatttttttttacaaaatatatcaactaactttaaaaaaaaaaacgaactaaaagaagcaactttcacaaaaggaacaacccttcaatgttagatgtcgaaaaaaattcttttttacaaaatagatcaagacttttttttttaacttgcattcaaaacggagcccccggcgcgaagctagggctccacaactagttataatCATAACGCAACGGTAAACAACTAACTAATGTTGATCaccattactaaaattatttataaacagtgttgtaaaaaacgatCAAGACGGGCGTCGCAACAGATTAACCATGCTACCGTTACAACCAGAGGCGGAGCTATGTAGAAGGCAGCGTGggcacgggacaccactgaaataaGCGATGTAGTGgaaatttttttagatttttagcTAGTGACACTAGcggatagtgtaaatttttttgagtGACACCACTGAAAAAAGACATCTAGTAGAAATTTTTTTGAGTTTTAACTGGTGACACCACTGATCACAAATCCTGGCTCCGCCCCTGGTTACAACGGACCTAGAAATGGTTAAATAAACGGTCAAAGCCTAAAAAACGGCCAATAACGCCAAAAGGACAGTCAATAACAGCCAAGACGGCAAAAAACGGTCGAGATGGGATCGAGACGGATATTGAGCCAAATATGAATATTGGACAATTTCGTGAAACGTAACGCGCTAACCTCTTCTCTTGTTAACTACCATATATCCCCGAAAATGTTGTGATTGTATTGAGGCATGTTAATTAAAACCTTAGAGAATACGGTTAGCAAAAGTAAATTAATTGTGTTTTTTTACAGTGGTATTCATATTTGTTCGTATTGATTTTTGTTAAATTAGTTTTTGGTTTATGATTGTGTTGGTTTTGGTTAATTCGATTGTTGAATAAAATTTTCTTTTGGCTTGAAAATACATCAAataaaacctttttttttttttaacagcgattgcgatcacccgaggggactaaaccacccgttgagaTCATCTTCTGTTTCGACTataccgatgcagcgataataaccccgcccccatcgctgcgcgggaggaaaccttgaaatcgctccaagggcacggtcaagtaaaaccccctcccctttacccccaaacgatatgggaaaggtgtcatgggtggatatTTCATGGCAAAGATGAAATTGTGTTATATAAACATAGATTAGAAGATTAGATTGTTATGAAAACATTGCTCACACTCAAGGtcgcaaaattcgctattcggggattaatcggtcgggactttgaaaggattaatcggtgattcggggattaatcggagattaatcggattgtactgtatacatttaaatattaaatttcaaaaattatgtGTATGTATAGAAAAAactcataaatataaaaataatttttaacataattgtctaaaattgtttattttgcttcaaaactataaaattctagtttaaattcatgttaaaatgttaaccattttttactttgactgactttgattaccaaattcgattttgatccatcaattgacgttcaccgtttaattaaacggatttttagaaatcgaaacggattgctcctaaaaatgattaatcggggattaatcggcgagtaatcgggttttttaccaCACTGCTCACACTCATACACCTTGACAACAAACATAAATAATATTGTGTATGTTATATCAACATTTGCCTCTTCGCCTAAAaagtaaatattataaataaaatgaAGCAATTCATCAATAATACTGTGTATGTTACAATTTTTCTTCAGCGGAAAATTTACTTGTTGATCAAGTATCGATAGAAGTGTCAACACTAGTTCTAACGGTAGGCAGTGGCGAGTTCAAAGGTTAGGGTGTGGGGTTAGGACCCCAttacttcaaaaaaaaaatatacgatGTACTTTTTCGAAACGTATAGAACACCGCTAAATTTAAGTATAAGGCCTCATATATTTCTAAAATTTATGGTTTTTAAAGGTAATAAACCACTAAAATACActtgaaatataattatttttgaaaaaaaatttagGATCCCATTGAAGTTGCATCCTCGATTCGCCACTGGCGGAAGGTTTGTCTGTTCAATTTATTTGGTTTACAAGTAGTTCTTTTGTAGTTTGTCTGTTCATTGTATTTAAGTCGCTTGTTTGGCTTTGTACCTTACTTTTTGAAGCATTCATCTTATTGATGAATCACTTCTTTTTATTCATAATATTTGCTttctggcaaaaaaaaaaaaaaaaaaaaaaaaaaaaaaaaacatttgctagtaaaagtaaataaaaacacAAGGAATGTGCTGAAAATGTAAACCTCCACTAATGTATTAAATAATCACAAATTAACGAAAGCATCTGAAAGAAACCAATTTTTAAATGCAgacacaaaaatacaaaaaaaaccaACAAGTTTCTAAAGTCCCAGATGATTTATTACTCCAAAACATGAGCATTCACATTAATTCCCATACAATAGTGAAATCCAAAACCACACTATTTAATTCAATGCATATCTTTGAGTCCATGATCGCGCAGTCGCCTCATATCTTGCACGCTCAGTCCTGTATATATGAGCGATTTCAGGCACTAAAGGATCATCCGGGTTTGGGTCTGTCAACAACGAACAAATTGAAAGAAGAACctgcatatatatttacatattgcaATATAATCAGAATTTTTTCCTTTAAAACTATTAACATACTAAAAATATTTGCTttattatatacattaaaatattaaatttaataatttaCCTTGGAGACTGTAAGGGCTGGACTCCATTGTTCTTTGAGGATGTCCAGGCAGATACTACCGTTACCGTTTATATTCGGATGATATACCCTGGTCTGAAAAGAAACCTTTCAACgaaacaatttaaaaaaaaaaagtcagtTTTTTATTAAATGAATGTGAACATTTATTTACTTAGACTAAGGTTGTTTAAAAGAAAGAACAACTATTTAGTTACCTTTGGTGGCTTGAATGGGTAATCTGGTGGGAAATGGATAGAAAGAACAAACACACCCCCTGTAAATGGGCTATCAGCTGGGCCCATAATTGTTGCTTGCCAATGGAACATGTCTGGACCAACTGGGCCTGTAGAAAAAATTAAAATAATTCCAAGATGCATATATTTAGATCAAGTCACAAATGCTTTAAGCCAAGAAGAGATGCAGATGATACTAATCTTTGTCAACCAAATGCCGCATAATAGTGGGGCAAATTTTGTGTCAAAACGGGTTGGGTTGAAGTACATGTCATATCGACACCTAAAAATAACATTTATGTTCAAATATTCGGAAACGCATAAAAAGGGAGAAAAAACCAACCGGCACTGCAAGAAACAGGGGGATCCCTTTGCAAGTCTTTCAACTCCTTTTGAATCCGCTTTAAAGCCATCACAAAAATCTAAACTATTCCTACAAAAAGTGAATTATTTGAAATTAAGTGTCTTTTTATAGTCAATTCCTTGAAATTAAAAGCTTAACATTAAACAAAGGCTTTGAATACAAACCAAAGCTAAACAACATAAACACAAACATGAAAAGTGTCGATCTAAAGTCATTATAAATAGTGGAATTTGTAAACAACAATATAATGTATTTGTAGCAAGGGTTTATAAATTAGGATTTTAACTGTTTGTAAcatgtgcataagtgcataataacTGTATAGTGAAATTCAAATGTAGGCATATTTTTTTCATCATAAAGGGTAATAACTTCATCAATGACCAAACACAATTTACGACAAAGAATAATCGCATTATTGCTTGAAATTTAGTAAAAAATACACCAATAAGGTAAATGATATCGATAAAATCCTAATTTCAAAATTCTCCCTACCATAACTTTCTTTTTTGCCTAAAATAACAAATACTATAAAACAAGGCAAGAATGATCAAAGATACCATGCTATAACCTAGGCTCGAATCTATAAACCGAAACAACCTATCCGCTAACTACATCCGAGCCAGACGAGGGTGATAAACCAAGCACCAAAAACTCCGTgctataatagtataataatataaatataccaGTATAATTGCCTAAAGTGTTTGCCAAAAaaataaatacaataaaaatattattgacaaaaaaaaaaaaaaaaaaaaaaaaaaaaaaaaaaaaaaaaaaaaaacaaacaaacaaacaaacattaCTTGTTACATGtaagtaataataaaaattaagatcgttaaaaaaaaattaagattaATAGAGTGAACTTGTATCTAAAATCCGAATTGCACATTAGCACAAGAAGATATTAATTACAGATAACAAGTGcatattattcttattcttattctaaTTCCAATTCTAATTGTATGTTAAATTAAAAACATATATGAATTATACCCAATTACCGGTAAGTTATTGTAACCCTAGTTGATCGAATAAAAGTAAATTGCTAGAAAATAATTCAAATATATACAGAAGTAATAAGAATCGAGAAAAGTAACATACCAAAATAAATATTCAGGGGAAGTGTTCGTCAGATACAAGAAAGACGATGTACGATGTCGAATGAAAAAGTGGGCGTCCGAGGTTGGGGTTTTATTGGGGTGATGGCGGTGATGGCGGTTCATTCAATTTTGGAAAGTTAGGGTTTGTTAAAGACAATTTGGGCGTTAATAGATTTGGGAGAACAGGGTTTTGTAAGTGGGGTTACAAAGGGATACAAAGTTCGATGTGAAATGACGAAATAGCCCATCATATGCAAATCACCGTGTATCAGTCTAACGTACATTATTAATGATCCTTATGTTCAAAGACCAAGCGGGTAATAATCGTAAACTCTATACCAACCGGGTTCAAATTAAACTTTCCTCCCATCCATGCAATATGGAGCAAAGTTTGGGGACCAATCGCATAATTTTGTCCAAAATAAAAGAAACAATATGCAACAACAAATTAAATTATATCTACTTATACTTTTAAACAAATTAAAAGAAACAATATAAATGCTATCAAATGATAAGTTGAAAAGAACGCAACCTAGAGGTTGATTGATTGGGTTCGTCTCGCTTGTTTTTCCTGTTTGTTGATTTTATTTTGCTCATTTGGTTTGTATCCTGTTATTTTCATGTAGTATTCGGGTTAGTTTTGGTTAGTTTGTTTTAGGCTTTTCGGGTTATTAGGAGAGACTTGTTTATAGATAATTTTCATTTAGTGAGTTGCTTTCTAAGTGCCAGCTCCTCCGTTTTCTCTCGTTTATTTGTATTAATAGTTgagggcatttttttttagaaaacgaTATCGTTTCTGTATCAATTTTCGTTATTTTTTCCGAAACATAGTAAACATTTATACATCGGGTGCAAATGAAAAAGAATATCGTTAAGGAATCTCCATATATATCATATCAAATAAGCTATGCAGACATTCTTGACTGCCGTGTGCCATGCTTCGACGCAATTCATCCACTTGGACCAAGATGAGAAATTCGACATCATGACATCAACCCAAACACAAACTTTAAAGCCACTACAATCTCACACCCAAAAAATTCATATTCGAGTGATCTTGCCTGGAATTACACAAAGTGTAATTAATGTATTCAATTTTCATACCCCCGAGGGGGTAAGTTAAGACGATCA of the Rutidosis leptorrhynchoides isolate AG116_Rl617_1_P2 chromosome 5, CSIRO_AGI_Rlap_v1, whole genome shotgun sequence genome contains:
- the LOC139846572 gene encoding ubiquitin-conjugating enzyme E2 30-like; this translates as MALKRIQKELKDLQRDPPVSCSAGPVGPDMFHWQATIMGPADSPFTGGVFVLSIHFPPDYPFKPPKVSFQTRVYHPNINGNGSICLDILKEQWSPALTVSKVLLSICSLLTDPNPDDPLVPEIAHIYRTERARYEATARSWTQRYALN